A portion of the Edaphobacter bradus genome contains these proteins:
- the nuoK gene encoding NADH-quinone oxidoreductase subunit NuoK, which translates to MTAVVPISWYLVLAAILFSTGVASFLIKRNLITVFMSIELMLNAVNLTFVAFAHMWHQVSGQIFVFFVMVVAAAESAVGLAIIIAIFRTRQTLNVDQVNLLKL; encoded by the coding sequence ATGACAGCCGTCGTGCCTATCTCCTGGTACCTGGTCCTCGCCGCCATCCTCTTCTCCACCGGCGTCGCCAGCTTCCTCATCAAGCGCAATCTCATCACCGTCTTTATGTCGATCGAGCTGATGCTCAACGCAGTCAACTTGACCTTCGTCGCCTTCGCGCACATGTGGCACCAGGTCTCGGGCCAGATCTTCGTCTTCTTCGTCATGGTCGTCGCAGCAGCCGAGTCCGCGGTCGGACTCGCAATTATCATCGCCATCTTCCGCACGCGACAGACCCTCAACGTCGACCAGGTCAACCTGCTGAAACTCTAA
- the nuoL gene encoding NADH-quinone oxidoreductase subunit L, producing MPASYLWLIPLLPFAGFLINGTLGRRLPRALVSAVALVFTAIPAALWIWLWFSMKAPGAPQSIQTVATLFGNSWISISGFHADFALTVDHLTLIMLGVVTGVGFIIHVYSVGYMAHEEGYWRFFAYLNLFMFFMLVLVLASNFLLLFVGWEGVGLASYLLIGFYFRKDSAANAGKKAFILNRIGDFGFLLAMFLLVAHFGSLDFSTVFNAISQHHEWQGGFLTAIALLLVLGATGKSAQIPLYVWLPDAMEGPTPVSALIHAATMVTAGVYMVARCHVLFDHSPYALGVVAIIGAATAIFAACIGLVQHDIKRVLAYSTVSQLGYMFLGCGVGAYAAGIFHLLTHAFFKALLFLAAGSVIHALGGEQDMRKMGGLRKRIPVTFWTMTMGVVAIAGIPPLAGFFSKDEILFRAFTSDNPIGKLLWLVGLVTAGMTSFYMFRLWFKTFWGEERFEEQADLHNHGAAVHAQSDTHTVMVADHDDRHAGHAHGVHESPLVMTLPLMILALLSIIGGWVGIPAAMLGHDEIGSFLDPVFGAGAPVAEAVSHSTELGLAAVSVLAAAIGFYIAWLFYYRKPGMAAALAQRSPTLYRLVLNKFYIDELYGLIIVTPLLMFSRLILGGLVDTGLINGSGAAAGATTKGLSKLTRQIQSGNIRSYAGWLALGAAAVIFVMIFGRSLW from the coding sequence ATGCCCGCTTCCTATCTCTGGTTGATTCCGCTGCTTCCCTTCGCCGGGTTCCTCATCAACGGAACCCTCGGCCGCCGTCTGCCGCGCGCTCTCGTCTCCGCCGTCGCCCTTGTCTTCACCGCCATCCCCGCCGCTCTCTGGATCTGGCTCTGGTTCAGCATGAAGGCCCCCGGCGCACCCCAGTCCATCCAGACCGTCGCGACCCTCTTCGGCAATAGCTGGATCTCCATCTCGGGCTTCCACGCCGACTTCGCCCTTACCGTCGATCACCTCACGCTCATCATGCTCGGTGTCGTCACCGGCGTCGGTTTCATCATCCATGTGTACTCCGTCGGCTACATGGCGCACGAGGAGGGCTACTGGCGCTTCTTCGCCTACCTGAACCTCTTCATGTTCTTCATGCTGGTGCTGGTCCTCGCCTCCAACTTCCTGCTGCTGTTTGTCGGCTGGGAAGGCGTCGGCCTCGCCTCCTACCTGCTCATCGGCTTCTACTTCCGCAAGGACTCCGCCGCCAACGCCGGCAAGAAGGCCTTCATCCTCAACCGCATCGGCGACTTCGGCTTCCTCCTCGCGATGTTCCTCCTCGTCGCCCACTTCGGCTCGCTCGACTTCTCCACCGTCTTCAACGCCATTTCGCAACACCATGAGTGGCAGGGCGGATTCCTTACTGCCATCGCGCTCCTGTTAGTCCTCGGAGCCACTGGCAAGTCCGCGCAGATTCCTCTCTACGTCTGGCTCCCCGACGCCATGGAAGGCCCCACGCCCGTCTCGGCCCTCATTCACGCGGCCACGATGGTCACGGCGGGCGTCTACATGGTCGCCCGCTGCCACGTCCTCTTCGACCACAGCCCCTACGCCCTCGGAGTCGTCGCCATCATCGGCGCGGCCACCGCCATCTTTGCCGCCTGCATCGGCTTAGTGCAGCACGACATCAAGCGCGTCCTCGCCTACTCGACCGTCTCCCAACTCGGCTACATGTTCCTCGGCTGCGGCGTCGGAGCCTACGCGGCCGGAATCTTCCACCTGCTCACCCACGCCTTCTTCAAGGCGCTGCTCTTCCTCGCCGCCGGCTCCGTCATCCACGCCCTGGGCGGCGAGCAGGACATGCGCAAAATGGGCGGCCTGCGAAAGCGCATCCCCGTCACCTTCTGGACCATGACGATGGGCGTCGTCGCCATCGCCGGAATCCCGCCGCTCGCTGGCTTCTTCTCCAAGGACGAGATTCTCTTCCGCGCCTTCACCAGCGACAACCCCATCGGCAAACTGCTGTGGCTCGTCGGCCTCGTCACCGCCGGAATGACATCCTTCTACATGTTCCGGCTCTGGTTCAAGACTTTCTGGGGTGAGGAGCGCTTCGAGGAACAAGCCGACCTCCACAACCACGGAGCCGCCGTCCACGCCCAGTCAGACACTCACACCGTCATGGTCGCCGATCACGACGACCGCCACGCCGGACACGCCCACGGCGTCCACGAGTCCCCGCTCGTCATGACCCTCCCGCTCATGATCCTCGCTCTGCTCTCGATCATCGGCGGATGGGTCGGCATCCCTGCGGCCATGCTGGGTCACGACGAGATCGGCAGCTTCCTTGATCCAGTCTTCGGCGCCGGAGCCCCAGTAGCGGAAGCCGTCAGCCACTCGACTGAGCTTGGCCTCGCCGCTGTCTCCGTCCTCGCCGCCGCCATCGGCTTCTATATCGCCTGGCTCTTCTACTACCGCAAGCCCGGCATGGCAGCCGCGCTCGCGCAGCGGTCCCCGACCCTCTACCGCCTCGTCCTGAACAAGTTCTACATCGACGAACTCTACGGCCTCATCATCGTCACACCGCTGCTCATGTTCTCGCGCCTCATTCTTGGAGGCCTCGTCGATACCGGCCTTATCAACGGCTCAGGTGCAGCCGCGGGAGCCACTACCAAGGGCCTCAGTAAGCTCACCCGGCAGATTCAGTCCGGAAACATTCGCTCCTACGCCGGCTGGCTCGCACTCGGCGCCGCTGCCGTCATCTTTGTCATGATCTTTGGCCGCTCACTCTGGTAG